In the genome of Vicia villosa cultivar HV-30 ecotype Madison, WI linkage group LG7, Vvil1.0, whole genome shotgun sequence, one region contains:
- the LOC131619672 gene encoding uncharacterized protein LOC131619672, producing the protein MCLRTELFRDLAPLLWNSFGTIAILLQTFFLCWTILQEIISIFPNIPLQNLTLAQSTRVCNVLALLQCVASHPDTKMLFLNANMPLYLYPFLQTTNQLPQFEHLRLASLGVIGALVKVSTKEVITYLLSSEIIPLCLSNMEIGKEVSRTVATFIIQRILGDGDGLAYICAAADRFFAVRQVLDMMLKNLEKRPSPRLFKLVISCYSRLSDNHSRAAIALASYLPNMLTNATFNNYFREDPTTWRLVEHLYENIGMNQDPLAPGEGEIINDVVGTSLFGK; encoded by the exons ATGTGCTTG AGGACTGAGTTATTTCGAGATCTTGCACCATTGTTATGGAATTCTTTTGGCACTATTGCTATACTTTTACAG ACTTTTTTTTTATGTTGGACAATTTTACAGGAAATAATTTCAATATTTCCTAATATTCCGTTGCAAAATCTTACTCTTGCACAATCAACTCGAGTGTGCAATGTTCTTGCACTACTTCAG tgTGTGGCATCTCACCCTGATACAAAGATGTTATTTCTCAATG CCAACATGCCTTTGTATTTGTATCCTTTTCTTCAAACAACAAACCAGTTGCCACAATTTGAACATTTGAGGCTTGCTAGCCTTGGAGTTATTGGTGCATTGGTAAAG GTTAGCACCAAAGAAGTAATAACTTATCTTCTTTCAAGCGAGATAATTCCCTTGTGTTTGAGCAATATGGAAATTGGAAAAGAAGTATCAAGAACG GTAGCAACATTTATAATTCAAAGAATTCTGGGAGATGGTGATGGTTTGGCTTATATTTGCGCTGCAGCAGATCGATTTTTTGCTGTACGTCAAGTTTTGGACATGATGTTGAAAAATCTTGAGAAACGACCTTCGCCTCGTCTTTTCAAGCTCGTAATTTCATGTTATTCTCGTTTATCGGATAATCACAG CAGGGCTGCCATTGCACTAGCAAGCTATCTTCCAAATATGCTCACAAATGCAACTTTCAATAATTATTTTCGT GAAGATCCAACAACTTGGAGGTTGGTGGAGCATCTGTATGAAAATATAGGGATGAACCAGGATCCATTAGCACCAGGTGAAGGAGAAATCATCAATGATGTTGTTGGAACATCATTGTTTGGTAAATGA